caaaaccttcactgttgaatagtgctaccaggcaaacacctgagtgataagatttcaccctatgtatttctgcaactttcgaaagtcgccctcaatttctcaaggtttccatcgtcagatcctgacctgatgataatgggaccacctcggaagtatacgctatcaaacaaaaaaagaatcatcaaaatcgataaataaatggctgagtaatcgcgtaacaaacatacaaaaaaaaaacggtcgaattgagaacctccgctttttgggaagtcggttaaaaataagtcggcggcggccatctttccatcttggaccaactttcgatgaacagcgagtagcacttccgactacctattttccctttcaaacaataaaatcgtcataaaattttgcgataactacacctaactacagctctcgtcaaataggtttgccgctcagttaaaaagttggaagtaacgaatcgccattaagtttggcaggtctacaggaattctgcacataaaacacccgaagaaataaataagtcttcatttgccgtcttcagaaaccctaaaaaccgaagattttttttattccggctacaacgtattttctaccactgattttctagcttttttttttcaaaataaattaagtcattttacttttcctaatttattttcagattatgataagtatacaaaagtgcaatttagtaatattataatatcaaataatataaaattattaaatcgattctttattttaacgaatcggatcattcgatgcaaaacttctatcaccgtcgccatcttgtctatgcgtcttcaaatttaaaaaaacaactaatgtaaacaaacatggcgagttcgatcagaattcgcggtaattacgattggattttaaaaaggtatatttctaacgggatgctaaatatgaaaggtttgaatgcgtaaaaataatttaaatttatttaattattttatttagtactcacaaatgcggtttgattggaaagaaaataaatatgagcgtaaacaATTAGGAAaatgtatgactgattcgcagaccccgattggggtctaaaccgagcttacggtgacattgatgttcagaccccgattggggtccgctacggatttgacggttaaaaaaaatacgaaataacCAGACTATTTTTTAAAACCTCCTCTAACGTATGACTCATAGCTGTTAGACcttgataaaaaattaaatgtgcATATAAAAATGTGCGTCAAACACGTGAGGTTGAATGTTTGGTATCCAACGCTTCAAATCGCATCGGTTAGATACGCGTGCACGAACACGTGCTTTTCATTCTCACGGCACTCTTACAGCCACTCCCCATATTAAATCTATCCGCTGTTTtgattactagagataggaatttcacgttacttgtatggggctactGTCAAAAGTCTATCTCTTGTAACCAAAACAGATTGAATATTGAAAACGGCCGTTAGTCGTCTTAACTCAGTGATACTTTCATTTCGAAAGAATTGACGATGTTTATAACCTTTATGACATGTAAACAAGTCAGCGTTAAGTTTTCTATCGACGTAATCACGTGAGTCTTGTTAACTTGTAATAATTGTGTTAGGAATTAATTTGACTTGGAAGtagtagataggtacctaagtataattAATCTTTACTAAAGTGTATTTAGCGGTTGAGTTCTGTAGGCTTCTTGGATAAGTTTGGTTTCTTCTCCAAATATATGATGATCATGATGAAGTTTAAAGCTTGCCTCAATTCTGTGGGGAGagagcaatatttattttataaattagacTATAacttaatatcaaaatatagtttcaatgtaaaacatttcataaaagGTTCCGTTAATATGTTTACAGGTCGACGTGAAACAAATTGATACAGTTCACGGTACATTTCAGTAATTCTCCTTTCATTTACACATTGCCAAGTGCACGTGCAATTACTTATGCGATAATGCTTGTTTACGTAAATTATGCAAGTGTTTATAATGCTGctgttttcatatttattaacaGGTGAAATTCGTGGAATAATTAAGAcgacactgcagactaaacggTCGGCCCgatgatgattgaaaaaaaatattctggaaagaaaatcttgattcaaagttttcagttggtgTTATACCTGCTCAGTACCTCGTCAATTTTTCACTTTGTTTCTACCTTTTCAGTAACTTAGCTGAGATTTTTCATGCAGGCGGGTTCTTTTTAGATAATATTTGGTTTTAGAGTAAGTCTTAGGAACTATGCATCATTGATATATACTTTGTTAATGTGTATTCGTGGTATTTACATTGTCTGTCTGCAAAAAGACGTAGCCTTAACGACGTCACAAAGATGTTCGTGTGAAATAACAATTAATCGCGAAATGGatacagacaagaagaaaaaatgtGTGCAAACATTGAGTGTTAAAAGTGGCCTAcatataatgtttgttttaatcgaTATTTTGTATTTGGGAGACATTATCTTCAGTGTCTTATTCCAATATTTTGCATATTTATATTTGCATCATGCGGCGGTTTTTCTGTCTACAAATGACTTTTTATGAAGCCTGCAAAATAACATAAGCGATTCTTATCATTCTCCCCACAAATTATTAAGTAGGTCTTTAATTGTATGTAAATTGAATAAATTGATGATTTGCCTTTCCATTGAAAATGTCGAGTAAACAATTTTGAAAAGAAAcataattatgattattttccAGTCAATAAATCTAACTTTGAAAACCTTCCTAAACTCGCCTAGAAGGCAAAGCGCAGTACATTTTGAGCATACACGATTTACTCGGAAAACCTAGAGGGTGAAGTAATTTGTGCCACCAAGTTCCATCTATCAACTAGAATTGCACATACCAGCTAAATATTAGTACTCGGAACACGTTCTTATAATCAGATAGGTACATCGTTTAGTAAGACTGATTTATGTAGGCACCAACTCAACAGTGATTTCATTATAATTCACAGGGTGAAAAGCGAGTGCGAGGCCATAGTGACAAACGATACATCCTTATACAATAGTACCGTGGTCATGAAGAAAGAACTGCGACAGGTAATACTTTTAACTGTTCCTAATATTAGCTATTCCGATCCAATAGCCTACGAGTCAATACCCTCCATATGCCTACGAGTGAACAGCGTATTGCATTTTGAACGCAACAATTATATGAACAGGGTTGATTTTTGTTTACCCTGATAAATATTTCAGAGATCATTGGCATTCAGGAATTACTTGTTTATAATGATTTATgaatttattagtttttggGCTAACCAGAATCAATACTAACAAAACTATTTCTAAGAATAAATGTAGTAACGAataatacatgaaaaaaaactagTTTCAATAGGTAACTTATTTTGGTAATGTTTCAAGCCTTTTCATCCAACTATTGAGAACATGTAACGtattattcattttatattcagttacaggtaggtacctatagctactttgtatacatttttatctttgtaATACTTTGCAATTTTCCGGGCCGTAGCTAATTGCGCAGCTGTGTTCTGAAAACTTTCGTTACTCGTTAAGTATTGTTTGATTATTGTTCGTCAATTTCTTCGTATTAGAGTacagtataaatattaataattgggTGATGTAATTATTACTTTCTTTAAGGTTATAAAACTGAAACGCTATTTCCCTATTGTTACTCAAACgcattttatttactgtttaaaCACAATGATATGAGTTTTTATTGCCGCTCATAAGCACTTTAAATAAGACAGCAGCAAggcaaacaataataaaaggcTTAACTGTGcgataagtaaaataatttcgCACTCGCAAACTTTTcacgacaaaaataaataccacgTTATGCTGAACGGcgatttgttaaataataacattgcGTGAACGGAAACGTTACATTCAGTACCTACTATTTGAACTGACCTACACAATGGCAGTTTTGACATGGTAGTTTCCAGAACACCGATCTTAGTACCAGCCACTGCCAACTTAATTCATTTACTCTCGAAATACCTAACAAATTCTCGAACCTTTAATATCGATTGAAGGACTTTTAGTTACCTACGTATTAGGCACGCTGACTCAAGTAGGTACATTAAGTTATATTGAAGTATTCTAATCCGAATTTATGTACACAAGAAATCTGCTTGATTTTAGAGGCTGTAGTGCttgtaaattaaatttcaagaaaaaaatatcaattgatGTGTGCTCTATTCTCATGAGCCATGGATAAATTTATATTCACGTTATTATTTATACCTAAGTAGATACTGTTCTGCGCGGAGGAAATTATACTTACCGCATCAGGATAAAACGTAGTCTATGTCCTTTCTGGGGCTCTGGacctacctatgtacctaccaAATATTCAATCGGTAAAGACATATAGTTCCTTTcccaatttttatttaagttgtatATCATTTTAAGTTAatacattgtattttttatagattatttattttaaattaggtCTCATAATTTTTCAATAACGCTAACTATAATTTCCTTTCCAACAGCCAGATGGCATAGTCACCTTCTCATGGACAGCACAACAACAAGCCTACGTGCTCTCAGGATATTTCTGGGGGTACTCCATCTCGTGCCTGGTCGGAGGAACCGCAGCCGAGTTCTGGGGCCCGAGGAAGTTGGTGTTCGTGACGATGCTGCTGAGTGCCATCCTGACGATATTAAGTCCTCAGGCAGCAAGGTTGCATTATATGGTACTCGTCGCCGTACGATTTGTTAGTGGACTTGCAGCGGTAagatttcttatttatttatttaataatagtgTAAATTATACGCCGAAACTTTTCTTCCGAATTGATCTGTCTGTTAGTGAGAAACCgttttataatacaaataataatttcgtaaaattattaagttaaaattttaactttttaaaattaatgtaaatattttaataaacgtcTATAGATGACTTTTTAATTTACGGTAAACACGCAGTCTTCGCGCAGAGTGTGGGTTTTAATGCGcttttagtaattttaatagaaaataggATACCTAGAAGAGTTTAGAAGTTTTCGCTATTTTCAAAGTAATCAATATTATGAAAGCTATAGTTTATAGGGTATTCAATGAAAACTCAggtaggtaattataataaccaTCATCATTGATGGAGCaggaaaaacaacaataaacttTTCCCTGTTTGCGTTATGATTCAGCAGACAACTTCTGTTTATTCTAAGTATTTATATACTTTCTCCAATATCTGTTCTCTAAGTTTTCTTACTTTTTGCTGCTTTAGTGCTGATATAGAAAGTTCAATGAACCTGAAAtacattgtaaattaatttctcTTAAAATTGACTTACATTAAGGACCTAAATATTTACACATGACCTTTataaacatataattaaaatatttaatcaaggAGTCCTAAGTAATTTcagttctaaaataaaaattacctatcCGCCGTTTTTACCGAACGTAATAATTACCTTCTAGTAATTTTTGATAATGTCTGATTACacaattacaaataatatacctacatattcgaGTATACCTACAATTTATCTCGGATTGTACGCGATTTTGTAAGACACTGTTTAACCTTAATTGCAGATAATTCTGGTATTAATTATCATAATAGCATTTGCAAtgagtaattaattataagttatttttacagttttaaAAGGTTTAGATGTAACTcggatattttagtttttacgtctatttataaacttccttagatattataaataattgtgcATTTCCTATCGTTTATGTATTCGTAAAAAAAGACTTGATTAAGTATATACTGTGGTTTAGTATCATATCCCATTGGTGCTTATGATATGCTGTGTATATTAGTCTACATGTTTTTATTCGCTTATATATTCTCAGAATCAATACTCTTCTACACGAGCATATATTTAAAGACACTCTATTACTTGAAATATGTCAAGTCTTCAAACTTTGACACGTACCTATGGGGGTTATTTTCCTTTATCAGTGCGACacacaatgtattttttttcaatttgctaGAATAGATAGAGCACATAACTGTGTTAGTCAACATGTTTTGCTAGAAAATATTACGAATTCCATGAATTAAATCACTAATTCCATATTTATCTATTCATAGTAAAGCAATGAACATGTTGGTTTTAATTACCTACCCATGTACTGATTTTTTTAACCAAAAGTCTGGATTTGAAATcgtaagggtccgttcagacagaccggctcggagagccgTTCGGAGTCGATTCCGGTCTGTTTGCTGTCTGTGTGATGAACCGTCTCCGAGCCGGTCGGCCCTAAATccaccttgagcaagcgtggtgtttaacgctcattccttctctgtatgaaaataggcctgtgccctgcagtagGTGATGAAAATTAATCGAAATGCTTGTGAATTTGACAGAATACCTGTGCTTTATAAAATTCTTGTCCAGTCCAAATGACGAACGATCAATGGATTGTCGTATTTTTTGTGCCAAAAACAATTTTGAACAACAATGGCCACATAATATTGTGATTATTCAATGTTGTAGAGACACGCTAATAAAGATGACTCCAGATTTCCCACggccattattttattatggagGTGTCAATGCTATTTATATAAACCAATGTTAGTGAACCTGTTCGTGAATAACAAACCACCAGCTCCAACAGAATACTTCTAGAAAAACATTATTCAGTTATTTTAAGTGACGGAGGATTTTCGCATATTTTATGTTCTTGCTGGTGTTGAATCGTTTATGACGAGACAAGAACATTTTTTTGCGATAATGTCtgttaagcaataaataatagataccgtatttatgtatgtaccgTGTACTTAGAACTTTGCGGAATGTTTTCTTGCCGTTTATGGAAATAATAGAATTGACTGTTGTACAATTGTGATCCTTATTTCCAACGCATAGGATAGGCTGAGCGAAGACTCGTGAATATGTAacagttattaaattataacgATGAAGTTATGAACTATTCCTGCGTCACAATTATCATCAATGACATTTACTCTGTGCTTTTGCTGTTTTCTCAGAAGTTTTATATATTGCAGTTCACCCCTCGCGTAGGTACTGCAGAGTAACTTATACAACACCTGTACAACACCTATTGCATTTAATTATCTCTCGTTTGCTTCAACAAAGATCTTCCAAAAatagaggaggttctcaatccGACTGTGTATGTTTTTTGGCCAAATACggattacttatttttaagtatatttgCAAGTGTGGGTGTACCATTCACTGTGATTTCTTTATCCTATAATTGGGAACGCACACTTGACCTAAACTATATAATGACAtaacttatgtacctacctaattgtgTTGACTCCTGTTGGcaatcttaataaataaatccatgTGTATTGGTGATCATATTTGATACGTATACAGACATAGTAAACTGATACAAGTGGCCCTCATAACGGCCTTGTGTAAATCAATACCATCACTTTCTTGCACGTTGGTATGTTAATTTCGCAACGTATCTTAAGTTGGCCATACATAgtatacaataattaattaataacgttGACTGTATAAATAAGGTGTTTTATTCACGTGAAGTGTAGGCAAAACAAATATATCCGTTAAGGCCTTTgatgataaatgataaaaacaattgtttgCTATCAAAAATGGGAATCTAAAATTCTCATATGTATAGTTTACATACACGTGGCATGTATTATGAATGATAAAGACCTGAGATAAAATGGTAAGATAATTCAAAGAATTGGATGTTCATTCAGaacaaatgataaaaaaaacccAATTCATATAGGTAGTAGTTGGTCTTTATCTTAATAAATTCTTGCTGTCAAGATCATACCTATACATGGACCACCgaatgtacaaaaatactaacatATAAGATGAGGACTAGATAAGCGATTAAgatttaaaacacaaaaattgtACACTATAAAAAATcctgattaaaaatataatttgtttcagGGATTCCTGTTTCCAGCGCTGCACGCGTTAGTTGCCCACTGGGCTCCCCCCGCGGAGAAGGGCAAATTCGTGAGCGCGCTGTTAGGCGGAGCTATCGGCACAGTGGTCACTTGGTCCCTAACTGGACCCTTAATTGAAAACTTCGGATGGGATTACGCATTTTATGTACCTGGTAAGCGGTTTTACGATCTCCAAGCACAGTTCTTTAAAATTTCCAATTAAGTTGAGAGATAAAATTTAATGCAGACAAATCCGCAATTTGCCTTTCTTTAATGTGATCTTTTATCTTAAACAATTTGATTTCAACTGTTACGCCACATCATTTAATTATTCATATCCTCAACTACAGCGTCTCTAAAGGTTAATCATTATTTGAGTGGCAATTTGGTTCAATAGTAATTCTTTCTTAATTTACTCAAACTTAATTTTTTCTAGTAATATTAGCCCTTAGTACCTAATTGAAAAGCTGTCTTGGCCTTGAATAGATTAATCACATCCTATAACGCCCACATTTTCTTAACAGCAAGACCACAATGAcatttaatatatgtatgtggTCTTAAACCGGTACATTGCTTAGTAAGCAGGTTTATAATAAAGAATTAGCAATGCCTGGCGCGTGGGTTAAAAAGCATGCATGTAGGGacttgtgtatgtgtgtataatCACACTCATTTCTTTCGTGGGGTGAGCGAACTCTGAGTAACCGTAGGTATAAGGAGTGCGTCAATATCAAGATATATTGGTGTATCCTCTTTTACCTGATCGAGGATATCGATATAAGTACATCGATTCACTTCGGGATTTCCCAATTCGAAATACGTAATTTCAATAGCAgttttcatcattttttttttgttggatttAAGAACCTGTACAAAATCGTGGTCccttaattatttaaaacgaTATAAACATACAATTCTTATTAACCAAAATTGGGTTTCTGTAACTTGATGAGATTACAGgcgcccgattctcctaagttaataatgtcaaaattgaatagacattgaatcgcaatatgatcgcaagaAAGagagttttaaccatatcgggcattctgctactaatataagaccaatcgtcgcttaagtaaaattaggagaatcgggtcccAGTTCAttgtataaagaacaaaaaagtTAACAGTTGTATACTCCACCTCCGTTGTCTAGTAATCGTCATTTTCTTGTTATAGTCATGAACTATCAaatatttaactgaaattaCCTGAAAACTTCTAGAACTCTGGTATAGAGTTAGTTCAGATAATGTCAGTGTTACAAAATTGGCTTTCTTGTTAGCTGGCTCTATTTAAATTCCGCGGCGGTGGGTGCTGATTTCTACATAGTTAATTGAGCCGTGACGGGCCTGTAGATGTCTTTCAAATAGTTATTGCTCTCAGAATTAGTTTAAGTAAGTGTTTATTacttaagaaaattataataaaaacttgatTTATTTGGCAATGGAGAAAAGTGACTGAAATCACAGTTTACTTCTTCTCCTGCAGCGCCAATAAATACATGGAATAGAAGTCATTCTGAATGAATTAAGAACATAACTGTTTATGCATGATCTTACCTTTTTAGTTTTCTTATTATTCCTTAGTGGCCCTTTCTCATACATAAACCCAGAAAGTACGCTAGACATATTGTAAAATTGACGCAGTGAGTGCATTCAaccttatattttaaatatattattattccaGGGGCGATTGCGTTAGCATGGTGTATGCTATGGTGGTTCCTGGTGTACGATTCTCCGGTCCAGCATCCACGCATTTCAGATAACGAGAAGAAATATATCCTCGAGGCCATTGGCGACAAAGTTCATCAGAGCACTAAAGAATCCAAGGTACGTAACGTTTATGTAGAAAATTAATGTTTAGCAAAGAAAAAGTAATTGTTGTTTACGTAAGTCGTCAAGGCTAAGTTAACATTAGCTCGAGTGTTCTGTCGAAGAGACCTGAACAGCTACCTGGTTATTCTGACCTTTATGTTGACAAACGAGAAGTTTATAATGCACGctctaaataagtaaaataggTTTCATAAGATACATATTGTGTTAATCCCTTATATCCCAAATGGAAGTTTGAgggataataaaaacaaaatataatgcaAGACGACAGCCAGAAATTATATCAATACTCGTTTTGATTATTACTAATACTTATTTATGGCACACAGTTTATGACTTATGTTAAGGATCGACCTCAACTTAAAATTCGTGTTATTTTGTAATGGCCTGTTTCTGAAAtcgtgatgttttttttttatattttggcaaAGGACCGTCACGTTTTATTACGAGGTCTTTAAGATCTTAAATCATAATAATACCTAAAGTTGTTCATATCATTATTCTTAGTACTGACCTACAAATGGGGCTTGAGCAATTAGTCTTGCAGGTACCTATATAATCGTACGTTGTTTCTGCCAAAGTGTCAAGTTTTGTATAAATCACTGACAGTAAAAGAAGAGCCTAACTTaaccttatatttatttatatgtttgaagtagGTACTTCTTTATGCTTTTTTTACTAGAtgattaattaaatgttttgatgttgCCCGTTTctgcttattattttaaaggaaACGATGATCCAATGTCGATTTGTCAAAAGCTTTTTTACCAAACAAAACAGCATCATCAAAAGAGGTTtgaatacaatacaaaaaaggatttctttttatttcagatCGTGCCTCCTTTCAAGAAGATTTTGACATCATTCCCATTCTTGGCTATGGTGATACTCCACTACGGTAGCAATTGGGGCTTGTACTTCGTGATGACGGCGGCTCCTAAGTTCGTGTCGAGCGCTCTCGGGTTTAACCTGACGTCTACCGGCACCCTCTCCTCGCTGCCATACCTCGCTAGAATGATATTCTCACTCATATTTGGAGCCATCGGTGACAGGTACGGAACcggattttatttaaattaatagacGAACGGGTCTTCGTTGAACTTTCGGTgataatacttttaaaaagttaatgTTGTGGCTTTTTGCCGGTGTTGTATAGGTCAACATAACACAAGGATTGAAAGCCATGATTGATTTGTTTTCCAGAGAAGCTTGTTTTTCACAATGAGTCTGAACTTGAATAGCATTTTTATTGAAACCGATGTGTAACTAACTAATCCTATTCTATTACAGAATCGTGAAACAGAACATAGTATCGACAACATTTATGAGGAAATTCTTCTGCCTATTCTCTCACGTGGTACCAGGGCTGCTCCTCATAGCTCTAGGCTACACTGGCTGCGCACCCATCCTCTCAGTGGCCTTGATAACGTTCTCCATGGGGTCTAATGGCGCGGCTACACTGACGAACTTGGTGAACCATCAGGATCTGGCGCCAAATTTCGCGGGCACGTTGTATGGTATTGCCAATGGAATCGGCAATACTGCAGGCTTTGTCACTCCTTTGGTGACTGCGCACTTCACTAAGAATGGAGTAAGTAGCTTATGTAAACTTAGtctaagtttaaaaaatacaaacaacctAATTAAAATCATGTTATGACTGATGCACTTACCTATCTTTTTAAAACATCATGGTTCTGTCGTTTTGGAACACAAGCGGGTGTTGACTATTCATGAAAGCGCTGTATGGAATAAACATTGTAATTTGTGTCATGTAAAAGAATTCGTGGTTAATCTTTGGACTTTGAAAGATGATACGACCGTGAGTTTATTTCGTAATTTCTTCTCAGACGCAGGTATCACTGAGGAAATGTCGACACCAACGTGCTTACAAATATATTGACGTGAAAAGGAAATAGTTAATCTCAATTTCATGGTCATCACGTTAGTTGTGTAAAACTGTACACATATAAGCACTTACGTCAAAAACTTTTTGATTGACTCTAATTTTATTTTCCCAATTTCAGAACGGATTCGCTGAATGGCGGCCGGTGTTCATAACGGGTGCTTCTTTATACATTGCGTCTGCCGGGTACTTCATACTCTTCGGGACGGGAGACACGCAGGAATGGAACTACGTGGTCCCAGTCGAGGAAGAAGAGAAAAACGATAGAGAAACCAACTCCACGGATACCACCGTCACG
This genomic interval from Helicoverpa zea isolate HzStark_Cry1AcR chromosome 18, ilHelZeax1.1, whole genome shotgun sequence contains the following:
- the LOC124638985 gene encoding uncharacterized transporter slc-17.2-like, whose translation is MKLNVKIFDLVPARFNVAIMMFFACWVNYMMRVNMSVNIIAMVPDDTATTSVKSECEAIVTNDTSLYNSTVVMKKELRQPDGIVTFSWTAQQQAYVLSGYFWGYSISCLVGGTAAEFWGPRKLVFVTMLLSAILTILSPQAARLHYMVLVAVRFVSGLAAGFLFPALHALVAHWAPPAEKGKFVSALLGGAIGTVVTWSLTGPLIENFGWDYAFYVPGAIALAWCMLWWFLVYDSPVQHPRISDNEKKYILEAIGDKVHQSTKESKIVPPFKKILTSFPFLAMVILHYGSNWGLYFVMTAAPKFVSSALGFNLTSTGTLSSLPYLARMIFSLIFGAIGDRIVKQNIVSTTFMRKFFCLFSHVVPGLLLIALGYTGCAPILSVALITFSMGSNGAATLTNLVNHQDLAPNFAGTLYGIANGIGNTAGFVTPLVTAHFTKNGNGFAEWRPVFITGASLYIASAGYFILFGTGDTQEWNYVVPVEEEEKNDRETNSTDTTVTIAPKT